In Alteromonas mediterranea DE, a single genomic region encodes these proteins:
- a CDS encoding TolC family protein, with protein MSNLLVTPKVHLVFGTCSQLRGLYAQYTLLLSLLVCLCSIGFSKIATADTFSLEQAVQLAIQHDPLLKGNAYREQGFKADADAASYWSNPQMSVSMQNLPTDGFAIDQEPMSQIKVGFKQQLPRGDENHYSQKKYQVMASKVGSYAK; from the coding sequence ATGAGTAATTTATTGGTAACCCCAAAAGTCCATCTGGTTTTTGGCACATGTTCTCAACTACGGGGCCTGTACGCTCAATATACGCTGCTTTTGTCGCTATTAGTGTGTCTGTGTTCGATAGGGTTTTCTAAGATAGCCACGGCCGATACCTTTAGTTTAGAGCAAGCGGTTCAGTTGGCCATTCAACACGACCCCTTGCTAAAAGGGAATGCCTATCGTGAGCAAGGGTTTAAAGCAGACGCAGATGCAGCGTCTTATTGGTCTAACCCGCAAATGTCTGTATCGATGCAAAACTTACCTACAGATGGGTTTGCAATTGACCAAGAGCCCATGAGTCAAATTAAAGTAGGGTTTAAACAACAGCTGCCCCGCGGTGATGAAAACCACTATAGCCAAAAAAAATATCAGGTGATGGCGAGCAAAGTCGGCAGCTATGCCAAGTGA
- a CDS encoding alpha/beta hydrolase yields MVSLKSFVKMLACCIALASANNALAQNNEIKESQAQFKAFYEKEWGQTQPCRETALNRFSVCSNVLRNEGNGPFMLTNSASDKVAVLIHGLSDSPFFMREIANILFEQGFTVVVPLLPGHGKRDADDDMSDWDLAERWQSHVDEIITLADSMGDTLIVGGFSTGGALAVEHYLDGADNIDGLMLFSGALALSDNAEGMSRIWGIKLLAKMIDGSYVTHGPNPYKYPNVAGFAGLELMDLINTIREKIEEGNNIEVPLFAAHSQADVTTPIAGVEGLMDASKGPNTFFVIDESYSLCHADLVVNSTLLNDMNFNANMVNQQEECAVPKANPLFSTMRFMLTDYLNQF; encoded by the coding sequence ATGGTGTCGTTGAAGTCTTTTGTAAAAATGCTTGCGTGTTGTATTGCGCTAGCTAGTGCCAATAATGCGCTGGCCCAAAATAATGAAATAAAAGAGTCGCAGGCGCAGTTTAAAGCTTTTTACGAGAAAGAGTGGGGGCAAACCCAGCCTTGTAGGGAAACCGCGCTTAACCGTTTTTCTGTGTGTAGCAATGTGTTGCGCAATGAAGGCAACGGGCCTTTTATGCTTACCAACAGCGCAAGTGACAAGGTCGCTGTGTTAATTCACGGGCTAAGCGACTCTCCCTTTTTCATGCGTGAAATAGCAAATATCTTATTCGAACAAGGTTTTACCGTTGTGGTGCCGTTACTACCCGGCCACGGCAAGCGTGACGCGGATGACGACATGTCTGACTGGGATTTGGCTGAACGTTGGCAGAGTCATGTTGATGAAATCATAACATTAGCTGACAGCATGGGTGACACACTCATTGTAGGAGGGTTCTCTACGGGTGGCGCGCTTGCAGTAGAACACTATTTGGACGGGGCCGATAACATAGACGGCTTAATGTTGTTTTCAGGGGCTCTTGCACTATCCGATAACGCTGAAGGCATGTCGCGTATTTGGGGTATTAAGCTATTAGCTAAAATGATAGACGGAAGCTACGTGACACATGGGCCAAACCCTTACAAATATCCTAACGTAGCAGGGTTCGCCGGGCTAGAGCTAATGGATTTAATTAATACAATTCGCGAAAAGATAGAAGAAGGTAACAATATTGAGGTGCCCTTATTTGCAGCCCATTCTCAAGCCGATGTCACTACGCCTATTGCGGGTGTTGAAGGGTTGATGGATGCTAGCAAAGGGCCGAATACGTTTTTCGTTATTGATGAGTCTTATTCACTGTGCCATGCTGACTTAGTCGTTAATTCCACTTTACTGAACGACATGAATTTCAATGCTAACATGGTTAACCAGCAAGAAGAATGCGCGGTGCCTAAAGCAAACCCATTGTTTTCTACTATGCGCTTTATGCTAACCGATTACTTGAATCAGTTTTAA